The genomic interval ttttgacaagtagcaataaatcactgatatcaattaggggggaaatcaggttgtccgtgctgttgaaactaacaacaaaagaaaaacatggaaatgggagatatcttttagctcactggttagaggacaacctgcagaagacagtcagctacatattGAAATGATGCATTTAAATCTAAGGGTtgctaaacaaaggaacacaacacttatttgtcatcactcatcgatatTATGTTGAAATCAGTTgattctgggaataatgtgtacatcactggttagaggacaactctttttttgttagtcactttgtgttaaatcacataaataatactctttcaattcagagcctggatttccccCAATGagcctaatatccatatcatgttgaaatcaattgataagggggcaaacgtttagggttctacattgtgacattctgactgactgactgcagagtatattaatatactatatattaaaacattctacattgagaCATTAAAAtgctcctactacaatgttaaaacattctacattgtgacatttttcattgatatcatgaaacaactccttcatatatacattttctgatatttgatcagagatcttttatcagattatCTCTGATCACAGCtaagaggtttctctcctgtgtgtgttctatgatgtatagttagatagCCAGAAGaagaaaatctcttcccaaattgaccacagctataagttctctctcctgtgtgtgttctatggtgtatagttagatagccaGACGaagaaaatctcttcccaaattgaccacagctataagttttctctcctgtgtgtgttctctggtgtatagtcagattgccagaagtagaaaaactcttcccacattgatcacagcgcagattctctcctgtgtgtgttctctggtgtatagttagatagtcagaagaagaaaaactcttcccacattgatcacagctatatggtttctctcctgtgtgtgttctctggtgtatagttagatagccaGAAAAataaaaactcttcccacattgatcacaactataaggtttctctcctgtgtgtgttctctggtgtaaagtcagactGCTAGAtttaacaaaactcttcccacattgatcacagctatatggtttctctcttgggtgtattctctggtgtaaagtcagatgGTTAGAtttaacaaaactcttcccacattgagcacagccataaGGTTTCTCTCTTGTTtggattctctgatgaattttaatg from Salvelinus alpinus chromosome 2, SLU_Salpinus.1, whole genome shotgun sequence carries:
- the LOC139549119 gene encoding zinc finger protein 73-like: MRSLSYSLVNEEEDCWTQKEALVKEEKEEKDITVKQEVDGEAVTVKEEEKDVSVKEEEDAFRVKEVEDVTVKEEEEEKEEAAVFGVKEEDGEMTITLEEEEEETEYLGSGSQTHLKASNGSKDERALINTREIRDYRGISGEPQQPHDAEEAEKSLYKSKLLKKHQQRSTGKKSHRYSDCGKRFTSSGIKIHQRIQTREKPYGCAQCGKSFVKSNHLTLHQRIHPREKPYSCDQCGKSFVKSSSLTLHQRTHTGEKPYSCDQCGKSFYFSGYLTIHQRTHTGEKPYSCDQCGKSFSSSDYLTIHQRTHTGENLRCDQCGKSFSTSGNLTIHQRTHTGEKTYSCGQFGKRFSSSGYLTIHHRTHTGERTYSCGQFGKRFSSSGYLTIHHRTHTGEKPLSCDQR